The region GCAAAGAACAGGTGCTGGGGGTGCTGATGCCCTCCCCCTACAGTTCCGAGCACTCGATTACCGATGCCAAGGACTTGGCAGCAAACTTGGGCATTGCCACACAGGTTTTACCCATTGCTCCCCTAATGCAGACCTACAGCGAGGTGCTGGCTCCCCTTTTTGCTGGCACTCCCAGTGGCGTCGCCGAGGAAAATATCCAAGCCCGCATTCGCGGTACCCTGCTGATGGCGATCGCCAACAAGTTTGGCCACTTGCTCCTTTCCACCGGCAATAAATCAGAACTAGCGGTGGGCTACTGCACCCTCTATGGCGACATGAATGGCGGGCTTGCAGCCATTGCCGATGTCCCCAAAACTCGTGTTTATGAGCTGTGCCATTGGCTCAATGGCCAGGCAGCGCAGGGTCGTCCTATTCCCGATCTGCCAATCGCTGGCCCTGTGGTGATTCCTCCCCACATTCTCAGCAAAGCCCCCAGTGCTGAGCTTAAACCCGGGCAACGGGATCAAGATAGCCTACCACCCTACGACATTCTTGATGGCATTTTGGCACGGATGATCGATCGCCACCAGTCGGATCAAGAAATTGCCGCTGCAGGATATGACCTCGACCTTGTGCAGCACGTGCGGCGCATGGTTCAACGGGCAGAATTCAAGCGCCAGCAGGCAGCGCCAGGCTTAAAAATTACCGATCGCGCCTTCGGTTCCGGTTGGCGGATGCCGATCGCAGCCCAGTGGTAGACTGGGGATAGTACTCCCAGCAGCGGGACACATCATGGTGGTGGCTCTGATGGGCATCGCTGTTGCAGTGGGCATTTTCGTCTTTGTCCTTTTGTAGATAAAATAAGGCTCTCATGCGGGTTAACCCTTGGCCGAGAATGTAGGTCAACCAGATTTTTGATGAGGAGAACATTGCCAAGACCTTGACCCCCCTGCCACTGAAGGAGCGAGGAAGGTGGCAGCTTTATTCTCACTTGGCCATTCAACATCGAGCTCAAATTTGATGTAGAAGGTGGTGTGATCCACAGCCTACATGTTTTAGAATAAGGTACAGCATTTTTTGTCTAATTTAATTTTTTGATACTAAACCGCGGTGGCGGAGTAGGGCCTCGGTGCTTGGTTCGCGGCCTCGGAAGGCTTTGAAAATTTCCATAGGGGCTTGGCTGCCGCCAAGGGCAAGCACGGTTTCGCGGTAGCGTCGTCCCATTTCAGCGATCGCTTGCTCATTGTCTAGGCCGACGTCCTCAAAGGCAGCAAAAGCGTCAGCACTGAGAACTTCTGCCCAAAGATAGCTGTAGTAACCCGCAGCATACCCCCCAGCAAAAATGTGGCTAAAGCTACAGAGAAACGCATCCTCTGGCAGGGGAGGCAAAATAGTTGTTGTCTGGGCAACGCGATCGCGCACCTGTTGCGGGGTTTCCCCCTCCCCTGGTCGATAGCGATGGTGCAGCTCCAAATCCAACAAACTAAAGTGCAACTGTCTTAATAGGGCACTGCCGGCGCGGTAGGTACGGGCGGCAACCAGTTTTTCGTAGTAGTGTTCTGGCAGGGGTTCCCCGGTTTCATAGTGGCGTGCCATGCCAAAAAGGGTTGGGCGATGGTAGCACCAATTCTCCATAAATTGACTGGGGAGTTCGACGGCATCCCACTCCACATTGTTAATGCCGGCGGCACCCGCTTCGTCCACCCGTGTCAGCAGGTGGTGCAAACCATGTCCAAATTCGTGGAAGAGGGTTTCCACTTCACTAAAGGTCATCAGGCTGGGCTTGCCATCCACAGGGGGCGTTTGATTGCAGATTAAGTAGGCAACGGGTAAACGGGTACGCCATTCCCCCTGAAGGCGATATTTAGCGCGACCAAGGCAGTCATCCATCCAGGCGCCGCCGCGTTTCTCGCCAGGACGGCTATAGGGATCAAGGTAAAAGTGGGCGATCGTTACGTTGTTTTCGTCTAGAATCGCAAAAAAGCGCACATCGGGATGCCAAACGGGGACTTGGCCATCGGCTGGCACAACCGTCACCCCAAAGAGCCGCTTCACTAAGCCAAATAGACCCTCAAGCACTTGAGGTAAAGGAAAGTAGGGGCGTAGTTCCTCATCCTTGAAGTCAAAGAGGGCTTCCCGTTGACGTTCTGCCCAATAGGGAATATCCCAGTGCTGCAGATCATTGGCTTCGGGTGCCCCTTGGGCAGCAGCAAAGGCTTTGAGTTCTTCCAGTTCCCGCGCCGCAGCACTATAGCTGACTTGACGCAGTTCCTCAAGGAGTTTTTCCACACTGGCGACACTGTCCGCCATTTTGCTGGCAAGGCTGAGTTCAGCATAGGTGTTGAATCCTAAAAGCTGGGCCTCTTCAACCCGCAGGGCAAGGATGCGCTCAAGAATTGGCTGATTATCCCACTCACCCCTGCTGGCACGGGAGATGTAGGCACGATAGAGCTGTTCCCGTAGGTCCCGCCGCTGGCTGTGCTGCATAAAGGGGCCAAAGCTGGGGAAGTCGAGGGTGATGTGCCATGGCCCTGTTTCTGGAGTTGCGGTCTCAATGCCATCTTGGCGAGCGGTTTGGGCAGCCAGCGCCAGTAGGCTGGGGGGCAGTCCAGCCACTTCATCAGGTTGGGTGAGCTTGAGGCGAAAGGCCTTGGTGGCATCTAAAAGGTTGTTGGAGAATTGGGTGGAAAGCTCCGCCAATTCCAGTTGAATGGCATTGAAGCGCTCCTTGGCGGCACCCGTGAGGCCAACCCCACTGTGTTCAGCATTGCGAATGGCTGCTTCAACAATGCGTTTGCGCGCCGGGGGATAGCTGTGAAATTCTGGACTGGCCGCCAGTGCCTTAAAGCCTTCATAGAGGGGGCGCGATTGCCCCAGACGGGTGTAGAACTCCACCACTTGGGGTTGAACCGCTTCGTAGGCTTGACGGAGCTCAGGACTGTTTTTGACCCCTGTAAGATGGCTCACAATACCCCAGGTCCAATCCAAGCGATCGCTGAGGCGTTCTAGGGGCTCCACTAACCCTTCCCATGTGGGGGTAAAGGATTGCTCAAGGGCTTCTAATTCTTGGGTGAGTTCCTGCAACAGTTGGCGCACCGCTGGCTCAACATGGCTCACCTGAATCTGATCAAAGGGGGGAAAACCATCGCCCCGCAATAGGGGATTATCGGTGTGAGGGGAAGTCGCAACAACCATCGTGTCCTACCTAAGTGCGATTTGACTGCTGACGGGCTCGGGCGATCGCCTGCTTTAATTGGGCTAAGGCCAATTCTAACCGCACTT is a window of Thermosynechococcus vestitus BP-1 DNA encoding:
- a CDS encoding M3 family metallopeptidase; the encoded protein is MVVATSPHTDNPLLRGDGFPPFDQIQVSHVEPAVRQLLQELTQELEALEQSFTPTWEGLVEPLERLSDRLDWTWGIVSHLTGVKNSPELRQAYEAVQPQVVEFYTRLGQSRPLYEGFKALAASPEFHSYPPARKRIVEAAIRNAEHSGVGLTGAAKERFNAIQLELAELSTQFSNNLLDATKAFRLKLTQPDEVAGLPPSLLALAAQTARQDGIETATPETGPWHITLDFPSFGPFMQHSQRRDLREQLYRAYISRASRGEWDNQPILERILALRVEEAQLLGFNTYAELSLASKMADSVASVEKLLEELRQVSYSAAARELEELKAFAAAQGAPEANDLQHWDIPYWAERQREALFDFKDEELRPYFPLPQVLEGLFGLVKRLFGVTVVPADGQVPVWHPDVRFFAILDENNVTIAHFYLDPYSRPGEKRGGAWMDDCLGRAKYRLQGEWRTRLPVAYLICNQTPPVDGKPSLMTFSEVETLFHEFGHGLHHLLTRVDEAGAAGINNVEWDAVELPSQFMENWCYHRPTLFGMARHYETGEPLPEHYYEKLVAARTYRAGSALLRQLHFSLLDLELHHRYRPGEGETPQQVRDRVAQTTTILPPLPEDAFLCSFSHIFAGGYAAGYYSYLWAEVLSADAFAAFEDVGLDNEQAIAEMGRRYRETVLALGGSQAPMEIFKAFRGREPSTEALLRHRGLVSKN